The DNA window CTTGGGGTCTCTTCCAAAGCGACTCTGGAAGAGATCACCGCGGCCAAAAACCGGCTGGCCAAGCAGTACCATCCCGATGTGAATATGAAAAACGGCATCGACACCACGGCTCTTATGCAGGAAGTTCTGGAAGCCTACAGAGTCCTTTCTGATACAGCCGCAAGGGCGGATTACGACCGCAAAACAGCCGGGCGTCCTGCCGTCATGCAGACTTATGATCTGCACAGCGCATCTGCTTCTGAAAATCAGGAGGATCCCGCTTTCGTTACCTACTGGAAAGCTTCCAATGCGCTTTATGATATTGTAACAGAAAGCGATGCCCTCTTTCACCAGAAAGACGAGTCCAGCCGCATAGCCCAGCTTGCCATGCAGGCGCTCAAGCATATCATCACTCTGCGCGAGGGACAGATCCCTGAGCGCTACTGGCATCCGGACATTATGAACTGGCTGCTGTTTGCCTGGTATAAAAATCGGAATTTTACTACCACTTATCTTCTTACACTTTATGACGAACACCTCAAAACCGAAATCCCTGTGGTGGATAAGCTGAAACTAAAAAATAAATCCCTCCGCTATCAGCACTCGGTAAAAAGACTGATCAAATATTAGACCGCTTTTATTTCACACATCCTCCTCCCCCGCATATTATGTTACTGTAAATAACCTATATGGAGGACTTCAACATGAGCGATTTGAGTGCTACAAACTGTGGTTGCGGATGTGACGCCGCAAGAAGAGACGGCGGATGTTTCGGAAACAACAGCTGCCTGTGGATCATCCTTCTCCTGTGCTGCTGCGGCGGCTGCGGAAACGGCTTTGGCGGAAACGGAAATGACAGCTGCCTGTGGATCATCCTTCTCCTGTGCTGCTGCGGCGGCTTTGGCGGCGGATACAATGACTGCGGCTGCTAATCACGGATAAAAAGAACGGACGGAGTACATCACTCCGTCCGTTTTGCCCGATTCGCCTTTTGGTTCCCATTTTCTTTTTTTTTCTTCTCTTTTTCCTTTCGCCTTCTTTTCAGCATACAGTCCTCGTCAATCTCATAAACCGCATTTCCGTCAATGATCAATTTTCTGCGCATTCCAATGATTCCTTTCTTGAGAATTCTACCATATAATATATGAGTTTTCTTCCCCTTTGGTCATAACCAGCTTCTGCTGTGCATATATATTTACAACGTTATTTTAAGGAGTGTGCCTGG is part of the Lachnospiraceae bacterium KGMB03038 genome and encodes:
- a CDS encoding J domain-containing protein codes for the protein MEGKTYYEILGVSSKATLEEITAAKNRLAKQYHPDVNMKNGIDTTALMQEVLEAYRVLSDTAARADYDRKTAGRPAVMQTYDLHSASASENQEDPAFVTYWKASNALYDIVTESDALFHQKDESSRIAQLAMQALKHIITLREGQIPERYWHPDIMNWLLFAWYKNRNFTTTYLLTLYDEHLKTEIPVVDKLKLKNKSLRYQHSVKRLIKY
- a CDS encoding chorion class high-cysteine HCB protein 13, with product MSDLSATNCGCGCDAARRDGGCFGNNSCLWIILLLCCCGGCGNGFGGNGNDSCLWIILLLCCCGGFGGGYNDCGC